The Paraburkholderia caffeinilytica genome segment CGAGAAAGGCGCGAGCGTCGCCCGCTCGGCACGCTGCAAGACGGGCTCCGGCACGCCTTCGACAAACTTGCGGATCACATGCGGATGGATTGCGCCGATCACCGCATCCTTCGCGATGATCTGCTCGCCGCTCGCCAGTTGCACGCCCGTGGCACGGCCCGCGCTCGTGAGGATTTTCGCGACTTCGGCGTTGCAACGCACTTCGCCGCCATACGATTCGATACAGCGCACGAGCGATTCGGTCAGCTTGCCGCTACCGCCGACGGGCTGCGAGACCCCATAGGTGTGGATGATGCCGGGCATCAGCAGCACGCCCATGCCGGTGCCCAGTTCATTGGGCGCCTGCAGGTTCTCGCTGACGAGCCGCAGCAGGTGAATCTTGATCTTGTCGCTTTCATAGAGCTGGTTCACGAGGTCCAGGCAATCCCGGTTCATGTAATCCAGCATCAGCCGCCCTTCGTCGCTGCGGTCGAGCATCGCGACGAGTTCGCCGAGCGGCGGCGGGGGAGAGTAGAGCCCCGGCATGAAAACCTGCAGGATCTGCTGGCTCATCTTGACGAAGTTGCGATAGGTCTCCGCATCCTTCGGCGACACCTTGGCAAAGCATTCGCAGGTCTTGTCGATGTCCTTGTAAGTGAAGAGCGCCGACTGGTCCGGGAAGATCGTTGCGTGCGGCACGGGCGAGTAGTGGTAGTTCAAGCCGTGTTTCGAGAGCAGCCCCAGTTCGTCCTGGCGCAGCATCGGATTGCCCTGAATCATGATGTGCACGCTCGAGTGCTCGTCATGCCAGTAGCCTGGCGTGTTCAGCTCGCGTGTGCTGACGCCGCCGCCCGGCCACGCCTTGCGTTCGAGCACCAGCACTTTCTTGCCTGCTTTCGCGAGATACGCGGCGGCGACGAGGCCGTTATGGCCCGCGCCCATCGCGACGATGTCGTAAGTCTGGCTCATGTGCGTACTCCTGCCTGAACGGTCTGCACTGCCTGCACGAACCGATGATCGATCGCTCCGAATAGGGATTGGCCGTCGCGGTCCAGCATCTCGAAGCGCAGACGCTCGCCGAAGCGCAGCCACGGTGTTGACGACTCACCGGTTTCGATCGCTTCGATCGCGCGCTGTTCGGCGAGGCACGCGGACCCGGCGCTGCGGTAGTCGAGGTTCGAAAAAGTCCCTGAGCCGATAATCGTGCCGGCGCGCAGGTTACGGTTGTAAGTGATGTATTCGATCAGCTCGTGAAAGCCAAAACTCATTTCGCGGCCGTTCGGGTGACCGAAGGGTTCGCCGTTGCGCTGGACATTCATGTCGAGATGCACGCGTCCGTCCTGCCATGCATCGCCGAGCTCGTCCGGCGTGAGCGCAACGGGAGCAAAGGCCGTCGCCGGCTTCGCGAGAATGAAGCCGAAACCCATCCCGAGTTCGCGGAACAGATGCTTGCGCATGCTGACGTCGTTGAAGAGCACGAGTAGCCGGATGTGCGAAAGCGCGTCGTTTGCCCGCGTGCCGATCGGCGTGTCGCCGAGTACGACACCGACCTCTCCCTCGAAGTCGCAGTTATCCGCTTCGTTGGGGAACGGGTAATCGTCGTGCGGCCCGGCGAAATCGTCGCCCTGACGCTGGATCAGAATGGGAATCGAGGCGTCCGACTTCTTCTCGGGATGGTAAGCCTGCGTCATGATCCGGCCGTGGTTCAGGAAGGCCGAAGCGTCGATGAACTGATGGGTGCGGGGCAGCGGGGCAGTGCACGCGTACGGGTCGAAGCTGAACGCTTCGGGTGCGCGCCCGCCGTTCAACGCGTCGTACAGCGCAGCTAATGCAGGCTGGGTGCGCTCCCAGTCGTCCAGCGCGGTGCGCAGATTCGGTACAATGGCGCCAGCGCTGACCGCGAGACGCAGATCGCGCGACACGACGATTAGCACTCCGTCAGGATGTTTGCCTCTAAGCGATGCGAGTTTCATTGTGTCTGTCTCCTTTGTCGACCGGAGTTAGCGCTTTAGCGCTTAGTCCGGTCCCATGCAAAGCGGTCGACCGGAGTTAGCGCCTACTCTGGTCCCATAGCGCTTACTCCAGTCCCACGTGTTATCTAAGCGGACGGCCGCCGTCGACGGGCAGCACACATCCGGTGGTGAAGCGCAGGTCGCGTATCGCGGCGAGCACGGCGAACGCGATCTCTTCGGGCTGCGCCAGGCGGCCGAGCGGCGTGCGGCTCGCCTGCTCGTCGCGCCAGGCCTGGTCCATCGATTTGACGAATTCGGTATCGACCAGACCAGGCGAAACGGACACCACGCGGATCGCCGGCGAGAGTGCACGCGCGAGCGACTTCGTCAGGTTATCGAGCGCGGCTTTCGACGCGCAATAGATCACGTTGCTGCCCATCGCGGTCTGCGCGGCGATCGACGAGATGTTGACCACCACAGCGCCGCCTGGCAGGTCGCTGCATTTGAGCAGACGCGCCAACGCGCGCACCATCGCGAAGGGACCGCGCACGTTGGTGGCGAGGACATCGTCGATTAGCGCGTCATCCAGACCGTCGAGATCGTCGTGCGCGACGAAGCGGGTCGTGCCTGCACAGTTCACCAACACGTCGCAACGCCCGTAGCGAGACTCGATGTCGTCAGCGAGACGGGCTAGCGCGGCACTGTCGGTGACGGGCGCCGCTAGCGCGCAGTGCCCCGTTCCGGGTAGTTGTTCGACCAGCGCCTGGGCTGTGCCGGTCGAGCTGCGATAACCGGCGGCGACGCGAAAGCCCGCTTGCGCAAGCGCGTGGCAGATCTGCGCGCCAAGGCCGCCGGTTGCGCCGGTGACGACGGCGACCGGGTGTGCGTCGGGAGCGGTGGTCGGCATCATGTCAACCCTGCTTGCCGAGACGCCGCACGCGGATGTCGGCCTGTTCCTTGTGGCCGGAGAAGTGCTCGAGCGCACAGAGCCGCGAGCAGACTTCGCCGATCTTCACCGAGGCTTCATCGGTCAGGATGCGCTGGTAGCTATGCGTCTTGATGAACTTGCCGACCCACAGGCCCCCCGTGTAACGGCCCGCGCCCATCGTCGGCAGCGTATGGTTCGTGCCGATCACCTTGTCGCCGTACGAGACGTTGGTGCGGTGGCCGAGGAACAGCGCGCCGTAGTTGGTCATGCGA includes the following:
- a CDS encoding phytoene desaturase family protein; translated protein: MSQTYDIVAMGAGHNGLVAAAYLAKAGKKVLVLERKAWPGGGVSTRELNTPGYWHDEHSSVHIMIQGNPMLRQDELGLLSKHGLNYHYSPVPHATIFPDQSALFTYKDIDKTCECFAKVSPKDAETYRNFVKMSQQILQVFMPGLYSPPPPLGELVAMLDRSDEGRLMLDYMNRDCLDLVNQLYESDKIKIHLLRLVSENLQAPNELGTGMGVLLMPGIIHTYGVSQPVGGSGKLTESLVRCIESYGGEVRCNAEVAKILTSAGRATGVQLASGEQIIAKDAVIGAIHPHVIRKFVEGVPEPVLQRAERATLAPFSIMVSHYDLKENARYHAGEEVGYATMLEFMATDSLDEMLADFDDLKRGLITERRLCAGGDESIGDKTRVPAGAGMFHGITFAPYNVKDKRWAGQHWDEFKEEIGDLSLAHYRKFVSNLTSENIVARSIVSPVDLERSSPNSMMRGDLHGVAPYFYQSAGHRPTPDLGQFTVPGVERLYLAGPFQHPGGGVYGAGRATAIRMFEQLGMDFSSVAAGARQDTGVPATVAAAKKTGMVLRGPADEELMHVESLERVGDELVIKGKSFGTMPMEARLDASSARAGLKMLGASRLAFLASLPFRKGGAK
- a CDS encoding fumarylacetoacetate hydrolase family protein; its protein translation is MKLASLRGKHPDGVLIVVSRDLRLAVSAGAIVPNLRTALDDWERTQPALAALYDALNGGRAPEAFSFDPYACTAPLPRTHQFIDASAFLNHGRIMTQAYHPEKKSDASIPILIQRQGDDFAGPHDDYPFPNEADNCDFEGEVGVVLGDTPIGTRANDALSHIRLLVLFNDVSMRKHLFRELGMGFGFILAKPATAFAPVALTPDELGDAWQDGRVHLDMNVQRNGEPFGHPNGREMSFGFHELIEYITYNRNLRAGTIIGSGTFSNLDYRSAGSACLAEQRAIEAIETGESSTPWLRFGERLRFEMLDRDGQSLFGAIDHRFVQAVQTVQAGVRT
- a CDS encoding SDR family NAD(P)-dependent oxidoreductase; translated protein: MMPTTAPDAHPVAVVTGATGGLGAQICHALAQAGFRVAAGYRSSTGTAQALVEQLPGTGHCALAAPVTDSAALARLADDIESRYGRCDVLVNCAGTTRFVAHDDLDGLDDALIDDVLATNVRGPFAMVRALARLLKCSDLPGGAVVVNISSIAAQTAMGSNVIYCASKAALDNLTKSLARALSPAIRVVSVSPGLVDTEFVKSMDQAWRDEQASRTPLGRLAQPEEIAFAVLAAIRDLRFTTGCVLPVDGGRPLR